The region ATCCGTAAGTGAAACTTACCGTTTTTTTTACATCTGGGTGCAGGCTTAGTGCAACAGGACAATTTAAGGCTGTTTGTTCAATAAATTGCTTTTCCTCGTCGCTGTAATTCGTCGGGAATTTCAGATCACATATAATCTCTGCAATCTTACGCGGTGCCGGATTCATTACTTTTGTAATGTCACAAGTTGCTCCTTCAATATCTATATTCTTACCTTTTCCCAGAATAGCAATAGTAGTAAGCATACATTGTCCTAATGAAGTTGCACAAAGGTCTGTGGGAGAGAATGCAGCACCTTGTCCGTGGTTGTCTGTAGGGGCGTCTGTAATAACGATGCTTCCGGATTGCAAATGTTGAGATTCGCATCTAAGCTGGCCTATATATTTTATTGCTGATGTCATATTTTTATATGATTTTACAGTTTTACATTAAATTAAAAATGAAAGATATCTTTTGCCTTATTGTAAGAGCTTTCAAAGTTTAACAGGTTAAGCCTGTTATTAATTTTTTCGATCTGAAGGAAATTAATAAGCTGTTCTGTAGGCATATTTCCGACAAGCTCATCCTTAGCCATAGGACAACCACCAATACCTTTAATCGCAGTGTCAAAACGTCTGCAGCCATTATCATAAGCTGCTTTTAGTTTTTTATAAGAATCTTCATAACGATTATGAAAATGGGCTCCGAATTCTATATCCGGAAACAAAGGCGGAATTTTGGAAAATAGAAGAGCAATTGTCTCTGCGTCGGAAACTCCGGTGGTGTCAGACAACATCACTGTCTTTACTCCCATATCACTAAAACGCTGTGCCCATTCTTCCACATCCTGCCATTTCCACATTTCTCCATAAGGATTACCAAAAGCCATAGAGAAATATAAAATAAGGTCTTTATTTTTACTTTTGGTCAGATCAAAAATCCGCTGTACTTCTGTAAAAGCTTCTTCTCTGCTTTTGTTAGTATTTCTGTGCTGGAAAGTTTCTGAGATAGAAAAAGGGAAGCCTAGATAATCTATCTTTTCATGTTCCAAAGCTTTCTCGGCGCCTCTGAAGTTGGCAATAACCACAGAAAGTTTGGTGTTGGAACGGCTTTTATCAATGTTGTCTACAACCTCACCGCTATCTGCCATCTGTGGAACCATTCGGGCATTTACAAAGCTGCCACAATCCAGAATATCATATCCGACATCCATCAGGCTGTTCATGTAATCGATCTTCTTGTTGGTCGGAATAAGTTCCGGCCAGCCTTGCATAGCATCTCTGGGGCATTCTGTTATAAACATATTCTAAAACTTTTATTAGGAAAACCCTGAAAAACAAGGGCTTCATAAAATTTGTCATTCGTTCTATAAATATATAAATTTGTTCAACACAAACAAAAAGTATGAAAACCTCAAAGAATCTGTAAGTTAATCGGATAAAAGAGGCTTTCACAGAATGTAATAACAGTTGCCGGAAGAGGCAAATAAAAAATAGTAGAATGAATAAAGTAGAATTGAATAAGGAATGGGAAGAAAAGCTTTTAGAAAGATTTTTAACCTATGTAAAAATATATTCAACAAGTGATCCGGAAAGTGAGAAGACGCCAAGTACGGAACAACAATGGGATATGGTGAATTATCTTTATGAGGAATTACAAGGAATTGGTCTGGAAGATGTTTCCAAAGACGAAAACGGATATGTATATGGCTTCGTTCCTTCTACCTTAGATAAGGAAGTCCCTCAGATTGGTTTTGTATCTCATTTCGATTCTTCACCGGATTTTAACGGTAAAGATATTAAACCAATTGTATGGGAAAATTATGATGGCGGAGACTTGTTATTGAATAAAGAAACCGGTTTTACTCTTTCTTCAACTAAATTCAAAGAGTTGGCAAACTATAAAGGAAAGACTATTATTACAACTGACGGTACTTCTCTTTTAAGTGCGGATGATAAAGCGGGGATTGCTGAAATTGTAACTGCAGCTGAATATCTGATTGCAAATCCTGAGATTAAGCATGGTCGTATTTCTATTGGTTTTACTCCAGACGAAGAAATAGGTCGTGGTGCTGATAAATTCAATGTTGCGCACTTCAATGCAGAGTGGGCTTATACAATGGATGGTGGAGAAATTGGAGAATTGGAGTATGAAAACTTTAATGCTTCCGGAGCAGTAGTTAAAATTCATGGTTTAAGTGTACATCCGGGCTATTCTTATGGTAAAATGGTAAATGCTGGTTTACTGGCAGCTGAATTTATTCAGAGTCTTCCGGCAAATGAGACTCCCGCAACAACACGTAGTTATGAAGGGTTCTTTCATCTAACAGATGTTAAAGCGGATGTTTCAGAAGCTAAACTGCAATATATTATTCGTGATCACGATGATACTAAATATGAGCAGCGTAACGAATTCTTAAAACAAAAGGTAGCAGAATTCAATCAGAAGCATGGTGAAGGGACAGCCGAGGTAGAGATTAAAGAACAATATCTGAATATGCGTAAACATATCGAAGATAAAATGTACATTATTGACTTTGCTGAGGAGGCGATGAAGATTTCAGGTGTTACACCAGATATCAAAGCTATTCGAGGAGGAACAGATGGCGCAAAATTATCTTATATGGGACTACCTTGTCCTAATATTTTTGCGGGAGGTCATAACTTCCACGGACCATATGAATATGTTCCGTTGCAGTCTATGTCTAAGGCGACAGAAGTTATACTACATCTTGTACAGCTAGTAGCAGAAAAATAAGGATAGCGGGCAAGTGCCCGCTTTTTTTTTGAATTTTTCTTTTTCAAAAGGTTCTTTTATTCTCTTTTATTAACTAAAACGTAAAGAAGTATTAATAATTCCTTAATCATAAATATGTTTCAGGTTTTTAATTTTGTCAAAACCTGTTACAATGAGAAACAGTGAAGTTGTTATTATTTCAGATGTGCATTTGGGGACTTATGGTTGCCATGCAAAAGAGCTAATTTCTTATTTAAAAACCATAAAGCCTCGTTTATTGATACTTAATGGTGATATTATAGATGGCTGGGCATTCTCAAAAAGGTATTTTCCGGCATCTCACATGGAAGTTATAAACGAATTCTTTCGATTATTGAAGGAAGGGACAAAAATTGTCTATATCACAGGAAATCATGATGAATTTCTGCGCAGGTATTCCGATACCCAGATGGGAGAAATATGGTTGACGGATAAGTTATTATTTGAACTGGATGGAAAAAAACATTGGGTTTTTCATGGAGATGTGTTCGATAATACGACAAAAGGTTATGCAAAATTTATGGCTAAACTCGGCGGAAAAGGGTATGACCTCCTTATCCTGTTGAACAGGGCGATTAATTATACTTTCAGCCTATTTGGTAAATCAAAGATTTCATTATCCAAAAGAGTAAAGAATAGCGTTAAAGAGGCTATAAAGTTTATTGCCGATTTCGAACAGACAGCTGCGGAACTGGCTATAGAAAACAAGTATGATATTGTGATCTGCGGACATATTCACCAGCCTGTGGACAAAATGATAGAAACAGAGAAAGGAAGTGTAAGGTATCTGAATTCCGGAGACTGGATAGAAAATCTGACAGCTCTTGAATATCATAATGGTGAATGGAGTCTTTATAAATTCGACGAAAAGAATTACAAAGAGCCAATCATATCAAAAGAAGATATCGGAATCAATATAGATGAACTTATCCGACCAAGCCAAATTGCGGCGTTCTTAGGAAAGAAAAATAATTTACCAATATAACAGTTTACCAATGTACCAATGAGGAAATATTTTCTTTTAATTGTTACATTGATACATTAGCAAATTGTTACATTAATTATAATTACTCACCTTTGTTCAGGAAGGCGTCCCATCCCTGAGCAGTAAGTTTTATAAGCTCGTTAGAACCTCTTGCAACCATATAGTTGCCCTGATTAGCTTCTACAGCATGACCGATAATAGTGAAATCGGGATGGTTCTTGATTTTATCATAGCTATCCGGGCTGATGGTAAATAATAATTCGTAATCTTCTCCACCATTAAGTGCAGCAATTACCGGATTAAAATTAAGTTCCTCAGCAGTATTAATCATCTGTGTATCCATAGGGATCTTTTCTTCATACAGATGGAATCCTACCTTAGATTGATCTGAAAGATGAAGAATTTCAGAAGCAAGGCCATCCGATATATCAATCATAGACGTTGGTACAATATCCATTTCTTCCAGAGTTGTTCTTATATCTGTACGCGCCTCAGGCTTCAGTTGACGTTGAAGAATATAATCGTAGCCCTCCATTTCAGGCTGCATATTTGGATTCGCTAAATAAACAGCATGTTCTCTTTCCAGTATTTGTAATCCCATATAGGCTCCCCCAAGATCTCCGGTTACAACCAGAAGGTCATTTGGTTTCGCTCCGGATCTTTTAACAATTTTCTGTTCGTCCTGTAAGCCTATTGCAGTAATACTCATTACAAGCCCTGCATTGGAACTTGTGGTATCTCCGCCTATAAGATCTATATGGTAATGCTGACATGCCAATGCAATACCGGCATACAATTCTTCAAAAGCTTCTACCGGGAAACGGTTAGATGCAGCTAATGAAACCAGAATCTGAGAAGGTACAGCATTCATTGCTGCAAGATCACTCAGGTTAACAACTACAGCTTTATATCCTAAGTGCTTTAGTGGAGCATATCCCAGATTAAAGTGTACACCTTCGGCTAAAATATCTGTTGTTACAACTACTTTTTTACCTTCCGGATTTATAACAGCCGCATCATCTCCTACACCTAATTCCGAAGAAGAGTTTTCCAATGGAAAGTTTTCTGTAAGATGTTTAATAAGCCCAAATTCTCCAAGTTGGGAAACAGGGGTTAGTTGAGGTTTTTTATCTTCTAACATAATATTATTTAAAAACAGATGGATCTATATTTTCCGGACGGTTGGAAAGTTTTTTTAAATCTTCCTTGGTCAACAGTTCCGTTTGATCAGTCTTGTATTTTAGTAAACTTACCAGAATATCATCTGGTGGAGTTGTCATTTTACGAAGCATCATGTCAATCCACACACCTGTAACTTTAGATGTTGCACAATGCGTTCCGTCTGGAAGATAGAATTTGTGTGTGAAAGAATAGATAGAGCTATCTTCGGACATTCCGGAAATTTCCAGACTAACATATACTGTTTGGTCTGCCATAATTTCTTTATAGAAAGAATAATCTTCATGCAAAATTACAGGGCCGATTCCCCAGTGTACAAGTTTGGAAACACCCATATTATGAGCATTCATAAAAGCCATACGGGTTTGGGCACAATACATTACATAAGATGAATTTGCCAGGTGACGGTTGGCGTCAATATCTGACCACCTTACCTCGAATTTATAATAGAATGCTGACATGCTTAAATTGAATTTTTAATGAAAAAAAGACTTTGTTGATGATTTTTATCTAATCTTCAAAATTAAGGATAAATGATGGTTTATAAAAATTGTAATTTTGTGCCTTGCATTGTATTACTATGAATCTGGAAAAGAAAAAACTTGTTATTATCGGAGGAGGAGCTGCGGGCTTTTTTACTGCAGCAAATGTGAATGGAGAAAAATATGATATCCATATTCTGGAGCAGGCTTCGGATGTTTTGCAGAAGGTGAAAATATCCGGAGGTGGAAGATGTAATGTTACTCATGCCTGTTTTGATCCTCGTGAGCTCACTTCTTTTTATCCCAGGGGAAATAAAGAACTACTAAGTGTTTTTACTAAGTTTCAGCCGGGAGATACAATGGGCTGGTTTGAAGAAAGAGGAGTTGCGCTGAAAATTGAGGATGATAACCGTATTTTTCCGGAAAGTAATTCTTCATTAAGCATAATGAATGCTCTTGCAGATGCTGTAATTGCAAACGGAACAAAAGTTTCGACTAAACAAGTCGTTAAAAAAATAGAGCAACAAGGAGAACAATGGATAATTACAACATCTTCTGAAGAATTCACTGCAGATATTGTGGTGTTTTGCACCGGAAGTTCACCAAAATCCTATCAGCTTTTAAAGCCTTTGAATTTTAAAATTGTAGATCTGGTACCATCATTGTTTACTTTCAATATCAAAAATAAAAGCATAGAAGGATTAATGGGAACTTCGTTTCCGAATGCATGGGTAAAACTTCCGGCATTAAAGAAAGAGGAGAGCGGCCCGTTATTAATTACCCACTGGGGACTAAGTGGACCAGCCGTGTTGAAATTGTCTGCATGGTGTGCACGGGAATTATTTGCAATGGATTATAATTTTGATGTGAATGTTAACTTCCTGGGTATTGATATTTCAATTGCTGAAGATACTTTGAGTCAGTTTAAAGCAGATAATCCTAAAAAGAGTATAGGACAGTCTAAGGTTTTTGATATCACCAATCGCTTCTGGAACCATTTACTGGATATTAATAACATCGATCCGCAAAAACAACTAGGAAATATCAGTAATAAAGAAGTTCAGCTGATTTTAGAAAGTCTTTGTCAAAACAAGATGCAGGTAAAAGGGAAGAGTACATTTAAAGACGAATTTGTAACAGCCGGAGGGGTAGATCTGAAAGAGATAGATTTCAAAACGATGCAGAGCAAAAAATACCCTAATTTTTATCTTGCCGGAGAAGTACTGAATATTGATGCCATTACAGGTGGCTTTAACTTTCAGGCTTGCTGGAGTGAAGCATGGTTAATTGCGCAGGATCTGAATTCGAAATAACGGCTAGAGATAAAAAT is a window of Elizabethkingia anophelis R26 DNA encoding:
- a CDS encoding OsmC family protein, giving the protein MTSAIKYIGQLRCESQHLQSGSIVITDAPTDNHGQGAAFSPTDLCATSLGQCMLTTIAILGKGKNIDIEGATCDITKVMNPAPRKIAEIICDLKFPTNYSDEEKQFIEQTALNCPVALSLHPDVKKTVSFTYG
- a CDS encoding hydroxymethylglutaryl-CoA lyase, encoding MFITECPRDAMQGWPELIPTNKKIDYMNSLMDVGYDILDCGSFVNARMVPQMADSGEVVDNIDKSRSNTKLSVVIANFRGAEKALEHEKIDYLGFPFSISETFQHRNTNKSREEAFTEVQRIFDLTKSKNKDLILYFSMAFGNPYGEMWKWQDVEEWAQRFSDMGVKTVMLSDTTGVSDAETIALLFSKIPPLFPDIEFGAHFHNRYEDSYKKLKAAYDNGCRRFDTAIKGIGGCPMAKDELVGNMPTEQLINFLQIEKINNRLNLLNFESSYNKAKDIFHF
- the pepT gene encoding peptidase T, yielding MNKVELNKEWEEKLLERFLTYVKIYSTSDPESEKTPSTEQQWDMVNYLYEELQGIGLEDVSKDENGYVYGFVPSTLDKEVPQIGFVSHFDSSPDFNGKDIKPIVWENYDGGDLLLNKETGFTLSSTKFKELANYKGKTIITTDGTSLLSADDKAGIAEIVTAAEYLIANPEIKHGRISIGFTPDEEIGRGADKFNVAHFNAEWAYTMDGGEIGELEYENFNASGAVVKIHGLSVHPGYSYGKMVNAGLLAAEFIQSLPANETPATTRSYEGFFHLTDVKADVSEAKLQYIIRDHDDTKYEQRNEFLKQKVAEFNQKHGEGTAEVEIKEQYLNMRKHIEDKMYIIDFAEEAMKISGVTPDIKAIRGGTDGAKLSYMGLPCPNIFAGGHNFHGPYEYVPLQSMSKATEVILHLVQLVAEK
- a CDS encoding UDP-2,3-diacylglucosamine diphosphatase, with the protein product MRNSEVVIISDVHLGTYGCHAKELISYLKTIKPRLLILNGDIIDGWAFSKRYFPASHMEVINEFFRLLKEGTKIVYITGNHDEFLRRYSDTQMGEIWLTDKLLFELDGKKHWVFHGDVFDNTTKGYAKFMAKLGGKGYDLLILLNRAINYTFSLFGKSKISLSKRVKNSVKEAIKFIADFEQTAAELAIENKYDIVICGHIHQPVDKMIETEKGSVRYLNSGDWIENLTALEYHNGEWSLYKFDEKNYKEPIISKEDIGINIDELIRPSQIAAFLGKKNNLPI
- the thiL gene encoding thiamine-phosphate kinase, which translates into the protein MLEDKKPQLTPVSQLGEFGLIKHLTENFPLENSSSELGVGDDAAVINPEGKKVVVTTDILAEGVHFNLGYAPLKHLGYKAVVVNLSDLAAMNAVPSQILVSLAASNRFPVEAFEELYAGIALACQHYHIDLIGGDTTSSNAGLVMSITAIGLQDEQKIVKRSGAKPNDLLVVTGDLGGAYMGLQILEREHAVYLANPNMQPEMEGYDYILQRQLKPEARTDIRTTLEEMDIVPTSMIDISDGLASEILHLSDQSKVGFHLYEEKIPMDTQMINTAEELNFNPVIAALNGGEDYELLFTISPDSYDKIKNHPDFTIIGHAVEANQGNYMVARGSNELIKLTAQGWDAFLNKGE
- a CDS encoding acyl-CoA thioesterase is translated as MSAFYYKFEVRWSDIDANRHLANSSYVMYCAQTRMAFMNAHNMGVSKLVHWGIGPVILHEDYSFYKEIMADQTVYVSLEISGMSEDSSIYSFTHKFYLPDGTHCATSKVTGVWIDMMLRKMTTPPDDILVSLLKYKTDQTELLTKEDLKKLSNRPENIDPSVFK
- a CDS encoding NAD(P)/FAD-dependent oxidoreductase — protein: MNLEKKKLVIIGGGAAGFFTAANVNGEKYDIHILEQASDVLQKVKISGGGRCNVTHACFDPRELTSFYPRGNKELLSVFTKFQPGDTMGWFEERGVALKIEDDNRIFPESNSSLSIMNALADAVIANGTKVSTKQVVKKIEQQGEQWIITTSSEEFTADIVVFCTGSSPKSYQLLKPLNFKIVDLVPSLFTFNIKNKSIEGLMGTSFPNAWVKLPALKKEESGPLLITHWGLSGPAVLKLSAWCARELFAMDYNFDVNVNFLGIDISIAEDTLSQFKADNPKKSIGQSKVFDITNRFWNHLLDINNIDPQKQLGNISNKEVQLILESLCQNKMQVKGKSTFKDEFVTAGGVDLKEIDFKTMQSKKYPNFYLAGEVLNIDAITGGFNFQACWSEAWLIAQDLNSK